The Pseudodesulfovibrio sediminis genome includes the window CCTGTGCGCAGCCACCCCTTTTGCCGATCGGTTGACACACTCCCCCATCGCCCGCCGCGTGCTCAAGGGCAGCCTCGTCTCGCTGGTAGGGCTCATGGCAGCCATTGCCGTCCGTTTTGCCATAAGCGTGGAATGGGGCATGCTGGAAATCCTCATCGCCCTGGCCGCGTTCATAGCCCTGCGAAAGAAAGTCGACATCATCTGGGTGGTGCTGGCAGGCGCGGTTGTCAGCGCGGTTGTTCTGTAGATATTTGCCACCCTGTATTGACAGACTGGCCTCGTCATCGTAGAGATTCTAAACTATCTCTAGTGTTTTGATCGTGCCGGAAGCCGGACGATAGCACGCGCATATTTCAGCAAGGGTGGAGAAGCATGTTTGATCCCAGGACGGTTCCCTTTCGCTTCAAACTCGTCATTGGCGTTGTCAGCATGGTGACCCTCACGGCCATCGCACTGGCAGCAGGCATTATCTTTCAACTGAATATCGAACTCACGGCATTACAGCTGGACCCGGCTGTCATGGCGGGAATCAAACAGCACACCCTCCTGGTCGTCCTTCTCGTCATGGCTGTAGGTATTACTGTCTCAGCCATCGGCAGCCTCGTGCTGGTCAAAGTCATGATCAGGCCCCTGCGTGAGCTGTCGGATTTCACCCACGCGGTCGCCAACGGGAACTACGATATCACCATCGACTATCCTGCCAAGGACACCATTTCCGAGGCAATCGATTCTGTGCGGGCCATGACGGGAGAACTCAAGGCCAAACTCGGCATGGCCCAGGGGCTGCTGACCAGCCTGACGCAGCCCTGCGTCGTGGTGAACACCGACGAGATCATCACCTTCCTCAACCAACCCGAACTCGATTTGCTCCAGATTGACGAACCGCCGGAGACCTTTATCGGCATGCACATGGCCGAATTCGTCTACGGCGACAAATCCAGGCCGACCATGCTTGGCAAATGCATGCGCGAGAACACGGTCATAACAGCCCAGCCCACCGAGGGCACCGGCCGCAAAGGCCGCCCATACCATCTGCTCGTGGACATCTCTCCCATCAAGGATCTGGACGGACAGATCGTCGGCGCCTTCACCATCCTGACCGAGACCACGCAGATCAAGGAGAGCGAGGCCGAAGCACGGGAACAGCACACGCTGATCCTCGAAGCCGCCAGGGAAGCCGAAGGCATCGCCAATGAAATGGATTCGGCAGCGACCCTGCTTGCGAATCAGGTAAACGAAGCGAGCAAGGGGTCTGACAACCAGCGCGACCGTGCATCGGAGACCGCCACGGCCATGGAACAGATGAACGCCACGGTCATGGAAGTGGCGCGCAACGCCTCTGACGCCTCGGCCAATGCCAACACCATGCGCACGCAGGCCGAAGAAGGCGACGAACTCGTCCGCAAGGTCGTGGACGCCATCAATACCGTTGGACAGCAATCAGAAGGGCTCAAGGAGTCTATGGCCGGTCTGGGGCGCAAGACACAGGATATCGGCGCCATCATGCAGGTCATTGACGACATCGCGGACCAGACCAACCTGCTGGCTCTGAACGCGGCCATCGAGGCTGCCCGTGCCGGTGAGGCAGGACGGGGTTTTGCCGTTGTTGCAGACGAAGTCCGCAAGCTGGCCGAAAAGACCATGGAAGCGACCAAGGAGGTCGATCAGGCCATTGCGTCCATCCGCTCCGACACCCAGAAAAATGTCA containing:
- a CDS encoding methyl-accepting chemotaxis protein, which encodes MFDPRTVPFRFKLVIGVVSMVTLTAIALAAGIIFQLNIELTALQLDPAVMAGIKQHTLLVVLLVMAVGITVSAIGSLVLVKVMIRPLRELSDFTHAVANGNYDITIDYPAKDTISEAIDSVRAMTGELKAKLGMAQGLLTSLTQPCVVVNTDEIITFLNQPELDLLQIDEPPETFIGMHMAEFVYGDKSRPTMLGKCMRENTVITAQPTEGTGRKGRPYHLLVDISPIKDLDGQIVGAFTILTETTQIKESEAEAREQHTLILEAAREAEGIANEMDSAATLLANQVNEASKGSDNQRDRASETATAMEQMNATVMEVARNASDASANANTMRTQAEEGDELVRKVVDAINTVGQQSEGLKESMAGLGRKTQDIGAIMQVIDDIADQTNLLALNAAIEAARAGEAGRGFAVVADEVRKLAEKTMEATKEVDQAIASIRSDTQKNVTATEEAVVAVHNSTKLASQAGEAIKNISESVNMAADQVRSIATAAEQQSSTSEQVTRATEEINAISSETAHAMNESRQAISSLSNLAGSLKELIEKMQG